The following is a genomic window from Butyricimonas faecihominis.
AAACCATTTCTCCTGCCTCGTCCGTTGTTTTAAACAAAAATTGATTGATCGACAAATTCGTGGGAGCAAAAAAAGTAATCTGCTGAAACCCTGGATTCGTCCCGTCAAAAACATCCTTCAATCCCGCATGTTCAATCATCACGATCACCGAATCCCAGTTATAATGATCCGTTTGTAGGTATTCCCACACCGTGCAATCATGTTTACCATCAGCTAAACCTGAATCATGATAAAAGTCGTTATCACATCCCGTGAAAACCACCCACAACACCAAAAAAACATAAAATATTTTCATCATTTACATGTTATCAAGTTACTAAAAAGAAAATCCGTTACGTTTCCAATAAGAAGTCTGCCTCATCAGTGTATTATCCTCAAAAGCCTGCCGTGCCACGGGATAATACAATGCCCCGTCTGCCACATCTTGTTCCGTCAATGTTTTGAAGTTTCCCCGCAATTTCTCCCGGAAAGTCCCGTTACGCATGATGTCAAAATAACGCGTGGAAATTCCCTCGCAAAAGAGTTCCCGATCACGTTCATCTGCAATAACATCTTGTAAATCCCCGTCTGCGAGTGAATAATCCCGCACCCCGGCCCGGTTACGAACCCGGTTCAAGTCCCGGATGGCACCATCCGTGTCACCAGTCTTGGCTTTCAGCTCGGCTCTCAACAAGATCATATCCGCCAACCGGATAATAATCTCGTTATCCTCGAAAGATTTCAGTTGTCCAATCTCGCTACCACTCGTGTAAAGCAATATATGCCGTAATTTTCGCACGTAGACAGCCCCCTGCGTGATCGAAGTTGACACGCCAGCCATACTGTCGAGCTTGTAAAAATACTCCTCCCGACGCTGGTCTGACTTGTCCGGATACATCTTATAGACGGTTGTATTATCAAGGCGTAACCCACGTCTTTTCGTGGCCGGAGTTCTATTAGGCATGATCGGCCATGATTGGCAAAACGCTGCTAGATAAGAACCTCCTGACTTTAAATCATCCTCCGTGTTCCGGTAATCAATCTCAAATATCCCTTCCTCGCTATTCCCCAGCATCACCCGCTCGCACACGTCCTTTATGCTTCCCACTAAAGCATAGGAACCGCTATCTATCACTGAATCACAGGCTGCAATCGCCAGCTTATTCAACTCCGGCTCGTTATTCAAAGCCGCCTTCCATGCATACACTTGAGCCATGATTGCAAACGCCGTTCCCCGGGAAGGCACTTGCTTACTATCTATCATTCTCCCCTCGCTATCCCGCAAATCGTTCACACGAGGAAGATACCCAACCGCCAACTTCAAATCATCGATAATCGCATCCGCAATATCCTGCCACGCCATCCGACCTCTCTCCCCGACATCCTCCGCGTGTATAATGTAAGGGGCATCCCCCCAATTACGGATAATGTAAAAATAGCTCCATGCCCTGATTGTCAACACCTGCCCGAGATAAAAATTGTAACGTTCTTGCGGCATATTTGCCCGTCCAATATTATCCGCAATCGTGTTAGCCTCGGCCACTAACTCGTACTCGTAGCCCCAGTAAGTGTTCGGGTCATCCGGCGTGAACCTACTCAAGTCATTATTCGAAATGTTCGCCCAGCTCCCAAGGTTATCAAAAGGTAACCCTCGATCCCGGTAATGTACGTCCACCCGGCCGATCACCCAACGAAACCAACGATGCATCCCGTACACGGCACTTTCCACGTCTTTCTCGTTTTGCCAAAAATTATTATTAGTTACCAACGTCTCCGGTTCCTCCGTCAGGAAATCGTCGAAACAAGAAACAGACAACACAACCATCAAAAAAAGATATATTACTTTTTTCATATTATCACAAGTTAATCGTTAAACCTATCGTCACCCGTCGGGCAAGCGGGTAATTACCCAAATTATCAACCCCCGTCACCACGTCCACGCTTTCAGGGTCAGCCCCTTTATAATTAGTGATAGTGAACAAGTTCTCGGCTGAAACAAACACCCTTGCCCCGAAATGAAGTTTCTTTCTTACCGCCTCTGGCAAAGAATACCCCAACGTGATCGTTTTCAACTTGATAAAACTCACATTCTGCACGTTCGCGTAAATATTCGTGCTAAAATTATATAATCCTGCCTCTAGCCTGTTCTTCGGGTAATCAGTACGATCTCCCGGTTTCTGCCAAAAAGTAACCTTTCCCAAATCCTCGAACACGGGTTTCGTGATATCCTCCACGATCATTCCCGCCACGGTCCCCACCGAGGCACCCCGTCCGGCATTCAGAATATGACGTCCCAACACGTAATTAAACAACATATTCAAGTCAAATCCCATCCATTCCAAAGATGTCGTGATTCCCCCACTAGCCAATGGCAAGGGAGCCCCCACGTACTCACGATCCTCTTCCGTCGAATTTGCCTCTATCCGGCCATTCCCGTCCGCATCCACGATAACCCGATCTCCCGGCCTGTAAAACTGTGTTTTAAGTGTTCTCAATGGGGTGTATTTCCCGTCAATATAATAACAAGGCACTTCATCCATCGAATTATAATATCCCGCTGTCCTGAAAGCGTAAATCCCGTTCAGCGGTTTCCCGATCACGTTCATGTTATTCAAACCCGCGTTAGACGAAAAATCTTTCCCATCCTGACTCTTTTTCAACCTGTTCCAGTTTCGGGCAATATTAAAGGTCATATCCCATTTCACCTCCCGTTCTTGCGTAATATCCCATTTCACCATGACTTCCACGCCTTCATTCAAAATCCCGTAAGCATTCTGCCATTGAGCCGAGTACCCGTTATGCGTGCCCGGTAAACGTACAGGATAAAGCAATTTATCGGTATAACGGCGATAATAATCCACCACCACACCAAGACGATAATTCAACAAGTCCATATCCATCCCAACATCCCACTGGCGGGTTTCTTCCCATGTCAGTTCCCGGTTTATCAACCCGAAACCTAGTTCCGGCTCCACTGTCGGATTACCCAGAAACGGCTTGCTCGCCCCAAGCACCCCGTACGCCACGTACGGTTGGTCAAACTGCCTGCCCGATTTCCCGAAACTCACCCGTATTTTCCCGTAATCCAGTACCCTTTTAGCCCATGCCATGAACGACTCTTCCGAGAAAGCATAACCAATCGCATACGATGGGAAAGTTCCCCAGCGAACTTTTTCCCCGAATTTTGAACTGGCATCCCTTCGCAAAGTTATCGACACGAGATATTTCTGCAAGTAATTGTAATTCACCCGACCGAACACACCGACCATCGTACTCTTCTCCTTGTCGGAAGTAAAATCCTTCAGGGAACGGTTATCTTTCGTGTCGTACACGTTCCCTTCCCAACTCACGTAGTGAATCAAGTTAGAAGGAGCCCCTCGTCCCCAGCCGGAATTCAGATACATCTCGTCCGTTTGGAACGAGAGTCCGGCTAGCACGTCCACGGTATGCGCCTCGGCAAAGGTGTGCTTATAGGTCAACAAATTCTCGTTCAACAACATCAAGTTACGAGAGATTTGACCACTTGAGTAAGTTTCCTTGTATTCATCGACTTCCGAGGGCATGAACAATTGCTGGTTTTGCTGGGAATAATCCGCGGACAACGACGATTTGAAAGTCAAGCCTTTCACGAACTCGTAACTCACGTCGAAAGCCACCCGCAAACGATACGATTCATTCTTCTCTTTAATTGTTTCAAAGCGTTTGACCAGCTCGTCGAAAGCGGCATTTCCCGGTCCCGGCAGCACGGTTGACGTGTTCAGCAACTCCTCCGGCACCTGTTCCAGTTCCGTTCCCGACGTGAACCCGTACCTGTTTATCTCCCGTGATGATCTTTTACGTTCCGCACGGGCAAGATAAAAACGCATATTAGTTTCTAATTTGGGGAATGGCATCATGCAGAAATTTCCCAAAATTTTCACCCTCCCGAATCCCGTGTTTCTCAACACACCCGATTCGTCATAATACCCGATTCCCACGTTATACGTGATCCCGGCATTTCCCCCGCTCAACTGCAAACTGGCATCCGTCACCCTTGCTGTGCGAAAATAATAATCAAACAAGTTCGTT
Proteins encoded in this region:
- a CDS encoding RagB/SusD family nutrient uptake outer membrane protein — translated: MKKVIYLFLMVVLSVSCFDDFLTEEPETLVTNNNFWQNEKDVESAVYGMHRWFRWVIGRVDVHYRDRGLPFDNLGSWANISNNDLSRFTPDDPNTYWGYEYELVAEANTIADNIGRANMPQERYNFYLGQVLTIRAWSYFYIIRNWGDAPYIIHAEDVGERGRMAWQDIADAIIDDLKLAVGYLPRVNDLRDSEGRMIDSKQVPSRGTAFAIMAQVYAWKAALNNEPELNKLAIAACDSVIDSGSYALVGSIKDVCERVMLGNSEEGIFEIDYRNTEDDLKSGGSYLAAFCQSWPIMPNRTPATKRRGLRLDNTTVYKMYPDKSDQRREEYFYKLDSMAGVSTSITQGAVYVRKLRHILLYTSGSEIGQLKSFEDNEIIIRLADMILLRAELKAKTGDTDGAIRDLNRVRNRAGVRDYSLADGDLQDVIADERDRELFCEGISTRYFDIMRNGTFREKLRGNFKTLTEQDVADGALYYPVARQAFEDNTLMRQTSYWKRNGFSF
- a CDS encoding SusC/RagA family TonB-linked outer membrane protein gives rise to the protein MKKTSDRKAFKRKLQSRKLTVIVIIRFVMILLAGYPLLVSAGGGNALRDGGYRVKGKVVDRKGEPLPGVTIRLDSTTVGSVTGQDGTFVLLLPEREGVLVFSFIGYETARVRYNGETAPLLVMLKEKVAALDEVTVVAYGTQNKREVVGAMSTVKGEDLEDIPSPSLANLLQGRVAGMNVLNTTGAPGGGGVSVIIRGFNSLSIESSRRGSEPLWVIDGVPMLSFTSPVTGTNTLAEIDPNDIESVQVLKDAASAAIYGSRAANGVILVTTKKGRLNQRAKVSVNVSRTFIFDPALPDITGGHRERLHRLEALRDYQQAAYNGETNTYEYVAGYKDSYLNRLQYDYFWNMGDGANVAPYQDSLNKFYNNSTNLFDYYFRTARVTDASLQLSGGNAGITYNVGIGYYDESGVLRNTGFGRVKILGNFCMMPFPKLETNMRFYLARAERKRSSREINRYGFTSGTELEQVPEELLNTSTVLPGPGNAAFDELVKRFETIKEKNESYRLRVAFDVSYEFVKGLTFKSSLSADYSQQNQQLFMPSEVDEYKETYSSGQISRNLMLLNENLLTYKHTFAEAHTVDVLAGLSFQTDEMYLNSGWGRGAPSNLIHYVSWEGNVYDTKDNRSLKDFTSDKEKSTMVGVFGRVNYNYLQKYLVSITLRRDASSKFGEKVRWGTFPSYAIGYAFSEESFMAWAKRVLDYGKIRVSFGKSGRQFDQPYVAYGVLGASKPFLGNPTVEPELGFGLINRELTWEETRQWDVGMDMDLLNYRLGVVVDYYRRYTDKLLYPVRLPGTHNGYSAQWQNAYGILNEGVEVMVKWDITQEREVKWDMTFNIARNWNRLKKSQDGKDFSSNAGLNNMNVIGKPLNGIYAFRTAGYYNSMDEVPCYYIDGKYTPLRTLKTQFYRPGDRVIVDADGNGRIEANSTEEDREYVGAPLPLASGGITTSLEWMGFDLNMLFNYVLGRHILNAGRGASVGTVAGMIVEDITKPVFEDLGKVTFWQKPGDRTDYPKNRLEAGLYNFSTNIYANVQNVSFIKLKTITLGYSLPEAVRKKLHFGARVFVSAENLFTITNYKGADPESVDVVTGVDNLGNYPLARRVTIGLTINL